A genomic segment from Janthinobacterium sp. 64 encodes:
- a CDS encoding efflux transporter outer membrane subunit encodes MFSSIRQPCLGILTACLLAACAAGPDFQRPAAPGGGDRYTPAPLPAQTAASPGPAGQAQRFVPGQDIPAQWWSLFQSPALDQLVRGALARSPGLASAQAALRQADENYRALSGRLLYPEVGAQLGVSREKNSSLEGKGGVFNLYNASVNISYALDVFGGNKRQLEGLQALVDYRQYQLEAAYLALTANLVTAAIREASLRGQLQATSDILDAQQKQLDVIEQQLRFGAIGRATVLLQRNTVAQTRASVPPLEKALALTRHQLAVYAGRLPSEPGMPEFDLASLHLPQDLPVSLPSALVRQRPDIRASEALLQQASAQIGVATAAMYPQFTLTGNLGALATSFPALLHGSSSVWGVAAGLAQPVFNGGALRARRRAAIAAYEGAAADYRATVLAAFQNVADSLRAIEADAAALQQQAEVEALASESLALSTQQFKLGAISYLTLLDVQRTYQQARVGLIQAQAARHADSAALFQALGGGWWNRPALDNVPATTSLPVAAGRN; translated from the coding sequence ATGTTCTCCAGCATCCGGCAGCCCTGTCTCGGCATTCTTACGGCTTGCCTGCTGGCCGCTTGTGCCGCCGGACCGGATTTTCAGCGTCCTGCCGCTCCCGGCGGCGGCGACCGCTACACGCCGGCACCGTTGCCGGCACAAACGGCGGCCTCGCCCGGTCCCGCGGGCCAGGCGCAGCGCTTTGTCCCCGGCCAGGATATCCCCGCGCAATGGTGGTCGCTATTCCAGTCGCCGGCGCTGGACCAGCTGGTGCGCGGCGCCCTCGCGCGCAGTCCGGGCCTGGCGTCGGCCCAGGCGGCCCTGCGCCAGGCCGATGAAAACTACCGCGCCCTGTCCGGCCGCCTGCTGTATCCCGAGGTCGGTGCGCAGCTGGGCGTGAGCCGTGAAAAAAACAGCAGCCTGGAAGGCAAGGGCGGCGTTTTCAATTTGTACAATGCCTCCGTGAATATATCGTATGCCCTGGATGTATTTGGCGGCAACAAGCGCCAGCTGGAGGGGCTGCAAGCCCTTGTTGACTATCGGCAATACCAGCTGGAAGCGGCGTACCTGGCCCTGACGGCCAACCTGGTGACGGCGGCCATCCGCGAAGCATCGCTGCGCGGACAGCTGCAGGCCACCAGCGACATACTCGACGCGCAGCAGAAACAGCTGGACGTGATCGAGCAGCAATTGCGCTTCGGCGCCATCGGCCGTGCCACGGTACTGCTCCAGCGCAACACGGTGGCGCAGACGCGGGCCAGCGTGCCGCCGCTGGAAAAAGCCCTGGCCCTGACGCGCCACCAGCTAGCCGTGTATGCGGGCAGGCTGCCCAGCGAGCCCGGCATGCCTGAATTCGACCTGGCGTCGCTGCACTTGCCGCAGGACTTGCCCGTTTCCCTGCCGTCTGCCCTCGTGCGCCAGCGTCCCGACATCCGTGCCAGCGAAGCGCTGCTGCAGCAGGCCAGCGCGCAGATCGGTGTCGCCACGGCAGCCATGTATCCCCAATTTACCTTGACGGGCAATCTTGGCGCCTTGGCTACCAGCTTTCCCGCGTTGCTGCATGGCAGTTCTTCCGTGTGGGGCGTGGCGGCCGGGCTGGCCCAGCCTGTTTTCAACGGCGGCGCGCTGCGCGCCAGGCGGCGGGCCGCCATCGCCGCCTACGAGGGCGCGGCGGCCGATTACCGCGCCACCGTGCTGGCCGCCTTCCAGAATGTGGCCGACAGCCTGCGGGCCATCGAGGCTGATGCTGCCGCCTTGCAGCAGCAAGCCGAGGTGGAGGCGCTGGCCAGCGAATCGCTGGCGCTGAGTACGCAGCAATTCAAGCTCGGTGCCATCAGTTATCTCACCTTGCTGGATGTCCAACGCACGTACCAGCAGGCCAGGGTGGGCCTGATACAGGCGCAGGCGGCCCGCCATGCCGATAGCGCCGCGCTGTTCCAGGCGCTGGGCGGCGGCTGGTGGAACCGGCCCGCGCTGGACAACGTTCCCGCCACGACCAGCTTGCCGGTGGCGGCTGGCAGGAACTGA
- a CDS encoding efflux RND transporter periplasmic adaptor subunit, with translation MTKRNKRMLIMLGAVVLLIALLALGFFLHIRQLMASSPKPTPQTVSATIIRKVEWQPHLASVGTLVAVRGVDVTSEIAGLVRSIHFKSGQEVAAGQVLVQLNADADIAQLRALEAAAELAASVLARDRQQFAVQAISQAQIDSDVADLKSRKALAAQQAALVEKKTIRAPFAGKLGITTVNPGQYLNPGDKIVTLQTIDPIYVDFHIPQKQLSGLQVGQALNLSSDAHADTAFAGKVSAISSKVDPATRNVQVEATVANPKRQLLPGMFANVNVEVGAKKQYLTLPQTAITYNPYGSTVFVVHPAQAPKVGAPPPAAGERVVQQVFVTTGETRGDQVAILTGLSEGQQVVTSGQIKLKNGSPVVISNVVEPRNNPRPTPQEH, from the coding sequence ATGACGAAACGCAATAAGCGCATGCTCATCATGCTGGGGGCGGTGGTGCTGTTGATTGCCCTGCTGGCGCTGGGATTTTTTCTGCACATCCGCCAGCTCATGGCCAGTTCACCCAAGCCCACGCCGCAGACGGTGTCGGCGACCATCATCCGCAAGGTCGAGTGGCAGCCGCACCTGGCGTCGGTGGGCACCCTGGTGGCCGTGCGCGGCGTCGACGTGACGAGCGAGATCGCCGGTCTCGTCAGGTCCATCCATTTCAAGTCCGGCCAGGAGGTGGCGGCGGGGCAAGTGCTGGTGCAACTCAATGCCGATGCGGATATTGCGCAGCTGCGCGCGCTGGAGGCGGCGGCCGAACTGGCCGCGTCCGTGCTGGCGCGTGACCGCCAGCAATTTGCCGTGCAAGCGATCAGCCAGGCACAGATCGATAGCGACGTGGCGGACCTGAAAAGCCGCAAGGCCCTGGCCGCCCAGCAGGCGGCGCTGGTGGAGAAAAAAACCATCCGCGCGCCGTTTGCGGGCAAACTGGGCATCACCACCGTCAATCCGGGCCAGTACCTCAATCCCGGAGACAAGATCGTCACCTTGCAAACCATCGATCCCATCTATGTCGACTTCCATATTCCGCAAAAGCAGCTGAGCGGCCTGCAAGTGGGGCAAGCCCTGAACCTGTCCAGCGATGCGCATGCGGACACGGCCTTTGCGGGCAAGGTCAGCGCCATCAGTTCCAAGGTCGACCCCGCCACGCGCAATGTGCAGGTGGAGGCCACGGTGGCCAATCCGAAACGGCAGTTGCTGCCGGGGATGTTTGCCAACGTCAACGTGGAAGTGGGGGCCAAGAAACAGTATCTGACGTTGCCGCAGACGGCGATCACCTACAACCCGTATGGTTCCACCGTCTTCGTCGTGCATCCGGCGCAGGCGCCCAAGGTCGGCGCGCCACCGCCGGCGGCAGGCGAACGGGTGGTGCAGCAAGTGTTCGTCACCACGGGTGAAACGCGCGGCGACCAGGTGGCCATATTGACGGGGCTCAGCGAGGGGCAGCAAGTCGTCACCAGCGGGCAGATCAAGCTCAAGAATGGCAGTCCCGTGGTGATCAGCAACGTCGTCGAGCCGCGCAACAATCCGCGGCCCACGCCGCAGGAACACTGA